The following proteins are encoded in a genomic region of Pyrus communis chromosome 11, drPyrComm1.1, whole genome shotgun sequence:
- the LOC137749421 gene encoding uncharacterized protein, with the protein MVVFCFLVDQKRQVQGSKPAAGICSRCGGGASVADMKTATRFCYVPFYWKSWRAIICTFCGAVLRSYR; encoded by the coding sequence ATGGTGGTGTTTTGTTTTCTGGTGGATCAGAAGAGGCAAGTGCAGGGGAGCAAGCCGGCGGCGGGAATATGCTCGCGGTGCGGCGGGGGAGCGAGCGTGGCGGACATGAAGACCGCTACAAGATTTTGTTACGTCCCGTTTTATTGGAAATCTTGGAGGGCCATAATATGTACTTTCTGTGGAGCTGTTCTTCGTTCTTATCGATAA
- the LOC137708889 gene encoding secretory carrier-associated membrane protein 1-like — MNRYDSNPFADEEVNPFANGGGGVAPANPRLSPLPPEPYDRNATIDIPLDNSKSLQAKEKELKAKEAELKKREQELKRKEDAIKQAGVVIEEKNWPPFFPIIHHDIANEIPIHLQKIQYVAFTTFLGLIVCLLWNILAVTVAWIKGEGVIIWLLAIIYFLATVPVAYFVWYRPLYRAMRTDSALSFAGFFLSYLLHIAFCIYAAIAPPIFLKGKSITGILPAIELMSYNVSVGILYFIGFALYVLETLLSIWVIQQVYTYFRGSGKAEEVKREAARTTMMAAI; from the exons ATGAATCGATACGATTCGAACCCTTTCGCCGACGAGGAGGTCAATCCCTTTGCG AATGGAGGTGGAGGTGTTGCCCCTGCAAATCCAAGGCTTTCGCCCCTCCCTCCGGAACCCTATGATCGCAATGCAACAATCGATATTCCTCTTGACAATTCAAAG AGTTTACAAGCAAAGGAGAAGGAACTCAAAGCTAAAGAGGCTGAATTGAAAAAGAGGGAACAG GAACTAAAGCGGAAAGAAGATGCCATAAAACAAG CTGGAGTTGTTATAGAGGAGAAGAACTGGCCGCCATTTTTCCCCATCATCCATCATGACATTGCAAATGAAATACCAATCCATCTGCAGAAGATCCAGTATGTTGCGTTCACAACATTTTTGG GTTTGATTGTGTGTCTCCTGTGGAATATTCTGGCAGTTACTGTAGCCTGGATCAAAGGAGAAG GTGTAATAATTTGGCTTCTGGCTATAATCTACTTCCTAGCAACTGTTCCTGTAGCCTATTTCGTCTGGTATCGCCCTCTTTATCGTGCTATGAG GACTGATAGTGCTCTGAGTTTTGCTGGGTTTTTCTTGTCTTATCTG CTTCATATTGCGTTTTGCATTTACGCTGCAATTGCTCCTCCAATCTTCTTAAAAGGGAAATCTATCAC GGGTATTTTGCCTGCAATAGAACTGATGAGTTACAACGTTTCGGTTGGG ATACTCTACTTCATTGGATTTGCATTGTACGTCTTGGAAACGCTTCTCAGCATTTGGGTTATTCAG CAAGTATACACGTATTTCCGAGGCAGCGGAAAGGCAGAAGAGGTGAAGCGGGAGGCTGCACGAACCACCATGATGGCAGCAATATGA
- the LOC137708036 gene encoding protein STRUBBELIG-RECEPTOR FAMILY 3-like, giving the protein MGRKRSVLEHKKLKIYAEVSVGLLLIYFAQVSLGATSTTDVAAINNLHASLGTPVLPGWTSAGGDPCGEAWQGVHCNDSIILEIVLNGANLGGELGEHLGMFSSIRSIDLSNNHIGGSIPSSLPATLQSFFLSANQFTGSIPDSIASLAVLTAMSLNNNQLTGEIPDSFQSIPGLTNLDISSNNLSGQLPPSLGSLTTLTTLHLQNNQLSGTLDVLQDLPLSDLNIENNLFAGPIPEKLLSIPNFKKDGNPFNASLAPVPPPTSPTSPSSPPAPPLAFWGPPTGKTPGRSPPKTGKSADGPSSQDASNSGKPKKFLTKKRVVGISIGGALVFIILILAILFFMPRRSRRREEADRISKRHQIGAYTGDRENPPRDNGSLVVQPTNQMQKVPKEEVVRPKEDNEPETRRTWAIPKPNDEQDRKVRRMAAPPKREDSLSALDSYSMPPPPPPPPPPPTPPVQKVIVKPIVPTKLPTQKPSTKSPNRTISAKSFTIASLQQHTNSFSPDNLLGSGMLGSVYRAQLPSGKLLAVKKLDKRASSQQKDDEFLELVNNIDRIRHANVVELMGYCAEHGQRLLIYEYCSNGSLHDALHMDDEFKKKLPWNARIRMALGAARALEYLHEICEPPIVHRNFKAANLLLDDDLSVHVSDCGLAPLISSGSVSQLSGHLLAAYGYGAPEFESGIYTRQSDVYSFGVVMLELLTGRKSYDSTRNRGEQFLVRWATTQLHDIAALSRMVDPSLNGQYPTKSLSHFADIISRCVQSEPEFRPPMSEVVQDLLDMIRREPNGSGSSEDSHL; this is encoded by the exons ATGGGAAGGAAGAGATCTGTGTTGGAGCACAAGAAGTTGAAGATCTACGCTGAGGTTTCAGTGGGGTTGCTTTTGATCTACTTTGCTCAAGTTTCTCTTGGAGCAACTAGTACTACTGATG TTGCTGCAATTAACAACTTACATGCTTCGCTTGGCACGCCTGTTCTTCCTGGGTGGACTTCCGCTGGAGGGGACCCGTGTGGTGAAGCATGGCAAGGTGTTCACTGCAACGATTCTATAATATTGGAAAT TGTTCTTAATGGCGCTAATTTGGGAGGAGAACTGGGTGAACACTTGGGAATGTTTTCTTCAATACGGTCAAT AGATCTAAGCAACAACCATATCGGGGGAAGTATTCCATCCAGTTTACCTGCTACCCTGCAAAGCTT TTTTCTTTCAGCTAACCAATTCACCGGAAGCATCCCAGATTCTATAGCCTCGTTAGCTGTGCTCACAGCAAT GTCTCTTAATAATAATCAATTAACCGGAGAAATACCAGATTCCTTTCAGAGCATTCCAGGGTTGACCAACTT AGATATTTCCAGTAACAATTTGAGCGGCCAACTGCCACCCTCTCTAGGAAGCCTGACAACTCTGACCACTCT ACATTTGCAGAACAATCAGCTGTCTGGAACCCTCGATGTTTTGCAGGATCTTCCCCTAAGCGACTT GAATATAGAGAACAACCTTTTTGCTGGACCCATACCTGAAAAGTTGCTGAGCATCCCGAATTTCAA AAAAGATGGGAATCCATTCAATGCTTCTCTTGCTCCAGTCCCTCCACCAACATCACCCACATCTCCATCGAGTCCACCAGCACCTCCGCTAGCATTTTGGGGGCCACCTACTGGGAAAACACCTGGCAGAAGTCCTCCAAAAACTGGGAAATCGGCAGATGGACCATCTTCACAAGATGCATCAAATTCTGGAAAGCCGAAGAAATTTCTAACTAAAAAAAGGGTGGTTGGAATATCAATTGGAGGGGCTTTGGTGTTTATTATTTTGATTCTAGCGATTCTGTTTTTCATGCCAAGACGTAgtagacgaagagaagaggctGACAGAATTTCCAAGCGGCATCAAATAGGTGCATATACAGGTGACAGGGAAAACCCTCCCAGGGACAATGGGTCCTTGGTGGTTCAACCAACCAATCAAATGCAGAAAG TTccaaaagaagaagttgtgaGGCCCAAAGAGGATAATGAGCCAGAAACCAGAAGAACATGGGCAATTCCAAAGCCAAATGATGAGCAAGACAGAAAGGTACGTAGAATGGCCGCACCACCAAAGCGAGAGGATAGTTTGAGTGCACTTGATTCGTATTCAatgcctcctcctcctccccctcctccccctcctccaACACCGCCTGTTCAGAAGGTCATTGTGAAGCCAATTGTGCCTACCAAACTGCCTACACAGAAGCCTTCCACCAAAAGTCCAAATCGTACAATTTCTGCAAAGTCGTTTACCATTGCTTCCCTTCAGCAACATACAAACAGCTTCTCGCCAGATAACCTTCTAGGATCAGGCATGCTGGGAAGTGTCTACAGGGCACAGCTACCTAGCGGAAAG CTACTTGCAGTCAAGAAATTGGACAAGAGAGCTTCCAGTCAGCAGAAAGATGACGAGTTCCTTGAACTGGTAAACAACATTGACAGAATCAGGCATGCTAATGTTGTCGAGCTTATGGGTTACTGTGCAGAGCATGGTCAAAGGCTTCTTATCTATGAGTATTGCAGTAATGGTTCACTGCATGATGCTCTGCACATGGATGACGAATTCAAGAAGAAACTCCCCTGGAATGCTCGTATTAGAATGGCACTTGGAGCTGCAAGAGCCTTAGA GTATTTACATGAAATCTGCGAGCCACCTATTGTACACAGAAATTTCAAGGCTGCCAACCTTCTCCTTGATGATGACCTTTCCGTGCACGTTTCTGACTGTGGCTTGGCTCCATTGATTTCATCAGGCTCTGTTAGTCAG TTGTCAGGACATCTGCTAGCGGCCTATGGTTATGGAGCTCCAGAATTTGAGTCTGGAATTTATACTCGTCAGAGTGATGTTTACAGCTTTGGGGTGGTAATGTTGGAACTATTAACAGGCCGAAAGTCCTATGACAG CACAAGGAACCGAGGGGAGCAATTCCTGGTTAGATGGGCCACTACCCAGCTTCATGACATTGCTGCATTATCGAGGATGGTCGATCCTTCTCTAAATGGACAATATCCTACAAAGTCTTTATCGCACTTTGCAGACATTATATCTCGATGCGTTCAG TCGGAACCAGAGTTCAGGCCACCGATGTCTGAAGTTGTTCAAGACCTATTAGACATGATACGGCGAGAGCCTAATGGCAGTGGATCAAGTGAAGACTCACATTTATGA